From Marinifilum sp. JC120:
AAGCAAAACCTATGCATCAATTTGCAGTTTCATCCTCCGGTAAATCTTTAAAAAGTGTATGGAACCCTCTACCCACAGCCTTTAAGAAAGATTCAGTCCGCCCCCGCGGCCCTCTTCCTGCACCTTTTGGGAAAAGCACAAAGCGAAAGAAGAGCCACGAAGGCAGCTAGTGATTGGTCAATCATTCAGTATCTATTTCGGAGTAACCCTTTCCAAAAAATACCATTTCGGTCAAGTAGGAAATAGCCTACTAACCAAAGACCAGAGCCAAAAACAATTGCCTGAAACCACCGACATCTGAGTAGCAAGTGCCGGAGACAATTGAGTATTCATTCAGCTCATGTAAGTAAGCAAATACTATACCACGATTTTATAAAAACCTATTTCAAAAATTATTTTAACCACTCAACACACTGAAATAGATAAACTTAACAGTTCCCATTAAACATTGTGAAAAAAATATTATAATTTACGACGAACTTTGCCTCTCTTCTTTTTTGTGCTTTTTTGCACAAAGTCTGAAAAACAAGAGTCCGAAATACAAGACACGACGAGATAAACACCTGATATAAAGGTTATTAACAGCGTAAAGCAGACGCCAATAATAGTCTTTTTTTCAAGACACTCGACTATTAAAAAGATCACATTCTAAATTATTTACCAATAATATAAGGTAGATAATCATTTTGAAGACATAATTCGAAAATTATTTATCTGAAAATTCGGAACGGCGCTAAATAAGCAAAGCTAAAGCGAACAATCGGCAACTTTGTTCAGGACAGAACATATGGATGCAGTAATATTAGAAGTTTCCCCAAAGGAAGTTGGTGAAGATGGATATTTGAAGATAGCAACGAAAGTTAAATCTTTCCTAAATAACCGCCAAGACTTTATCTCAATTGAAATATTTCAAAGCCTTGCAGATGAAGACTAGGTCTTAATTCTATCACTCTTGAAAGATTTCTCACTATACTTTGCAGATTAACGAGGACTTTCGTACTGAATGTGTCAAAACACGCTCATATTTTATAATTGCTCCTATCTCAACAATCTATATAATGATATAGACTAGAAATAAATATGTCGACACAGGCATAATTATGCACGCATTATAGTATTGGAGAGAGGCTCAAAAGGATCTCTGGGGAGGGATTGCTTTTGGTAAAGGGAACAAAGTATTTATAATCAAAAAGGGTGTCATGACTTTTTCAATCCGAAACAAGATAGTATTGATGGCAGTGGTTATTGCATTGTTAACAGCCACATCAATCTTCCTGACTGTTAACCATTATGTTGGCGAAGGATTTTCCAAAGAATCGATCCGCAACATTTCCACCATGAAAAAAGTTGTTGACCGCCATATTGACAGCTTATCCAAAGGATTCCGGGAAAAAGCGGAATTAATGGCCCGGGACATTGACCTTATCCATTCCATCAAGCTGGGCAGCTCTGAAGAGTTACAGAAACACCTCCGCACCCTTATGCAGGAAACAGAATCCGAATTCCTGACCCTGACGGATGCAAACGGCGTAGTTCTTGGTCGTGCCCATGCCAGCAGCTTCGGGGATAATGCCCAATCTCAAAAAACCGTGAGCAAAGCATTGCGTGGTGGGGTAACATCAGGAATCATCAGGGGTAAAGAAATTCCCTTTTCCCTGCGGGCAACTGCACCGATCAAGGAGAATGGTAAAGTTATCGGAACAATTTCCCTTGGGACATCCCTCTCAGACAAAGACTTCGTCGACGATGTAAAAAATTTCTCCGACCTCGAGGTGACTGTATTTAAGGGTGATACCCGAGAAATGACGACTATCATCAAAAATGGACGTCGGGCCGTAGGCACAAAGATGACTAACCGGAAGGTTACTGCAACTGTAATTGATCAGGGCCAAACCTTTCTTGCCCGTAACAACATCCTAGGAATTGATTATCAGACAGCCTACTGGCCCATTAAAGGCGTGGACGGCAAAAATATCGGGATGTGGTTCATTGGAATGCCTATTGAAACCATGATCGCCGCCCAGAATAATGTAAAAACGTCCTCGCTGATGGTCATCGCCGTCATCCTGCCGCTCATCATGCTTGCAGCGTGGCTGTATGCAAGGTCAATGTCCCAACCCATCGTCGAGGCCACCAAGTACGCTACCCGTGTTGCAGAAGGCGATCTCGACCATGTCCTTGAAATCAAAACCCGCGATGAAGTGGGAGTGCTGGCGAATGACCTAAACGCCATGGTTGTCACCCTCAAGGATAAAATCAGCGAAGCAAACGAACAAACCCGCCTTGCAGCTGAAGAAACGGAAAAAGCGCAACAGGCTACACTTGAAGCAGAAGAAGCACGCAAAGAAGCGGAAAATGCTAAACGAGAAGGCATGTTGCAGGCTGCCCGCGAGCTTGAAGATGTTGTCGAAATAATCTCAACGGCTTCTGAAGAACTTTCCGCCCAGATTGAACAGTCGGCAACCGGGTCCGACATGCAGAGCCAAAGGACCGGGGAAACAGCCACCGCCATGGAACAGATGAACGCTTCCGTACTTGAAGTGGCCCGCAGCTCGGGCGAAGCATCTGCAACAGCCGGCGATGCCAGTGAAAATGCTACCAACGGTGCCGGTGTGGTCAAGCAGATGCTCTCTGGAATTGATGTGGTTCATGAATATTCCGAAGCCCTTGAAAAAGAAATGGGGGAGCTTGGTGTAAGTGCTGAAAAAATCGGGCAGATCATCGACGTGATCTCTGACATTGCCGATCAGACTAACTTGCTGGCCCTTAACGCTGCCATTGAGGCTGCTCGGGCCGGGGAGGCCGGACGTGGATTCGCTGTCGTAGCAGATGAAGTCCGCAAGCTGGCGGAAAAAACCATGACTGCAACCAATGAAGTTGAATCAGCAATTGGCGAAATCCAGCGTGGCACAAAACTGAGCATGGGCCAGTGTTCCAATACTGTTCAGGAAATCGGTAATGTTTCCGAAATGGCTAAAAACGCCGGGAGCTCACTTAGCGAAATCCTCTCACTGACCGATGCGGTTTCGGAACAAATTCAGGGAATAGCAGCAGCATGTGAGGAACAGTCCGCCACTTCAGAGCAGATCAACCGGGCTGTGGATGAAATCAACAATATCTCAACTGAAACAAACAGTGCCATGCGCCAATCAGCAGAGGCGGTATCCGACCTCGCTGCGCAGGCCCAGCAACTCAAATCCATTATCGATGATATGAAATCTGCATAAAATACGGCCGGTGCGTTTTCACGCACCGGCCTCTTTTTAATCAGCTAGTTGAACAATACGACACAACCTTATTCCGTCCCTCTGCCTTAGCCTGATATAGACACTTATCAGCATGCTTCAGGGCAGTTTCAATATCTTCATCAGCGCAAACCATTGTTAGGCCGATGCTTACGGTAAATCTTACGACATGTTCTCCGGAGCGGACCTCCAGATTCTCAATTGCCTTACGCAATCTTTCCGCTACCTGAATGGCTGAATCCACCCTGCCGTGAACCAGCAGGGCCGCGAACTCTTCTCCCCCGAGCCGCCCGAACACATCTGATGTACGTAAGGTGTCAGAACAGCATTTGACAAATTCTTTGAGAACCACATCCCCCACGCTATGCCCATAGGTATCATTGACATTCTTAAAATGATCGATGTCCAGCATCATGAGGTAAAGCTCGCCGCCGTACCGGGTCAGCCGGTCCAGCTCGGTCTCAGCCCGATCCATGAAAAACCGTCTGTTGTTGGCCCCGGTCAAAGGATCGGTGCTGGCAAGTCTTTTAACCTCTTCGAACATCTCTTTCTGTACAGTAATATCATGGGCGGTAATGCTGACCAGCCTATCCTCGCCAATTGACGAATCAACAGGATGGTAGGTAACTGAAAAATAACGTTTGCCAACCAGCGGTAAATCTATCCATGCTTCAAACCCAGTAGTCTGTCCCGCAAACGCAGAATCAATCAGGTCTTTAGTACGGGCCTCAAAAACATCTCTTCCTGTAATATCACATACCTGCTTGCCAAGAAAAAAAACTTTGGGTTTATCGAAAAATGTAACATACGACTCGTTAACCATCACATAACGATAATCAGAGTCGATCAGAGCAACTAAATCAGGGCTAAGCTCAACAAGGCTTTCGAATTGAAGCAGCCTTCTTTCGGCCAACCTGCGCTGTCCCACTTCATGTGCCATTGCCGAATTGACATGTCTTAAATCGCCAAGGGCACGCCGCAACTCCCCGGTACGCTCCTCCACTTTGCCTTCCATCTCCTCATAAGCCTCTCGTAAAGCTTCGTCCGACTGTTTGCGGCGAACGATATTCCACATACCTTCCATAAGCAGGCTCAGTTGGCGCACGTCCTCATTAGAGTATTCATCTTCCTTGTTTCCAACACCCACGAGAAGCACTATTTCGCCATCATCAAAAACCGGAACATTCATATGCCTGTTGATGGGGACATGTCCTTTAGGAAGTCCCCTCTTAGCTTCACACGCGCCGTAATCATTAAGAATCATAGGACGGCGTTGCCTGATGGCCTCCCCCCAGACCCCAACATCCTCCACATTATAAATATCAGGAATAGACTCAACCGAACACTGGGGCATGACACTGCGAGACCAGGCATACAGCCTGAGTTCTGATTTATCTTCATTAACAAAATAAATATAACCGATCTCACTTCTGGTGATTCTGACCGCAGCCTCCAGAGCAAAATCATAAAGCTTATTCAGAGGGGCCTCGGCCATGCTGGCCAGTGACGAAAGGGCTTCAAACCTGATCTCGTTCAAACGAGCTTTCTTCTCACCCTCCAGTACCCTTGCCTCAGCTTTCTTACGCTCTGAAATATCCCTGATAATGGAAACGAGTACCCTGAATCCCTCAACGTCCATAATGGAAGCACTTATACAGGCTTCGAAAACACTACCACTCCGGTCCAACAATTTAGTCTCGAAATCCTGCACATGCTGTCCAGAGGAAAGTAAATCGATCATTCGAGACCGGTCCTCGCGAAACCTATAACAATCACTAGCATTGGGAGGAATGGCGGTTTTGTCGATATAACCAAATAGTTCTGCGGCCCTAAAATTCCCACCAAGTACGGTTCCGTCCTGGTCTGTTATGACTACAGCATCGGGAGAAACTGATATAAATTGAGAGCAGAGACTTTTACTGGCAAATAATTCCTGAAACTTCTCACTTAAATAAAACACTTCTCCCCCTTTAAAACAATGACTACTGTACTAAAAACCATACACAATCACTGAAATAAGCACCAACTTTTTACTTATTTACCAGCTTTCCTTCCAATAAGAAGATTCATTGCAGACGAAAAACAACGTTTACGAACCAACAAAAGAACAATGATGGATGAAAGAGCCGTGGATGAGACCAGCATGAACATGACCACAATCTGATAACGGACCGCTTCTTCAGGGTCGGCCCCGGCCAAAATCTGCCCGGTCATCATACCGGGTAGAAAAACCAGCCCTACCCCCATCAGGGAATTGATGGCCGGGATCATTCCCGCGCGCAGGGCATCGCGAAAGATCTCAGCAGTAGCTTCCTTGTAATCCGCCCCGAGGCAAAGCAACATTTCCACCTCAGCTCTGCGGCTTTTGAGTTCGGAGAAAAACCTTTCAAGTGAAAGGGCCAGTGAATTCATAGAATTTCCCGCGATCATACCGCCAATGGGAATAAAATACTGCGGGTCCCACCATGGCTGGGCACCGATAACCACTTTGGTAACCAAAATGGTGACCAACGAATAACTGAACATGACCGCCAGTCCGGTAGGCATGAGGTAAGAGATATTCTTCTCCTTAACCCGCCCGTGGATGATATGGACTGAAAAAATGGTCATAACCAGATAAAGAGCCATTACCAACACGGCACTGTTTAACCCGAACAAAATCTTGAGCAGATAGCCCATGGTTAGCAGCTGCACAAAGGAACGCAGCACCCCCACTGCCAGATCCTTTTCCAGTTTGAGCTTATAATAAATGGAGACGGCCCCGGAAACGGAGACAAGGCTCAAGGCAATAAGCAACTGCGCCCAGGTTATGGAAATAAAGGCACTGTTCATGAGAGCACCTCCACCCTGCCATCGGAAACAGTAAGATGCATGTGCGGACAGCTGGGATGGTAGCTGGTATGATTGACCATGAGTACAGTGATCCCTTCAGCCGCCAGCTCTTCGGCAATCCTCTCCACCCGCTCCCGGCTTTCCCGGTCAAGAGCACTGGTGGGTTCATCGAAACAAATAGCCACGGGTCTAGGCAGAACCGACCGGACCAGGCAAAGACGCTGACACTGCCCCACGGAAAGGTCCGATGCTTCACTATCGAATAAGACTTCCCCAAGACCTACCCTTTCCAGCCATCTCTGAAGTTCTTCATCAGAAGGCACATCCACATCTTTTCTGACATTAAAAGTAAACGGCATGAGCAAATTATCACGTACTGTACCGGGCAACACAGTGGGAGTCTGCTGCACAAACCCGATCTTCGTCCGCAACTCCGGGGGATAGATGGACTGAATGGACTCACCTTTTAGGAGGATATCCCCCTGTCCGGCCTCCTCCAACCGCACAGCTAAACGCAGCAGGGTGGACTTCCCGGCACCGGAAGGTCCGGAAATAAGCACAAACTGCCCCGCAGGCACGGCAAAAGAGACATCACGCAATCCCTTACCGCCCGGCCAGATAAAAGAGACATCTTTAAATTCAAGAACAGGAATCTCTCCGGCGGAATCCTCTTTGAGGGGTATATTCACTTTGCAGCTCCGTAATGCATTCACGATTGTGGGTCAGGACCCGCTATAAGTATTTGGAAATAACCAAACGTACAACCATCTTTAAGTTTACGTCTCAGCTGCAAATGTAATCAATTAGTAATTTCTGACCATGGATTTCACCACATAGATATTATATTCCACCCCGCTAACGCAATAGTTTCAGAACACATGAGAAACAGAAACGGTTGCCAAAGGTCCGGCTCGGATATATCTTTTAGTTAATGAATATTCGGAGGAAACATGGGCAGTAAGAACAAAGCAACAATAATTTCCAGAAGGCAAGCTCTGAAACTGGCAGCCGGAGGCACACTCGGCATATTGAGCGGATGCGCCATCAATCCGGTTACCGGACAGCAGCAACTGATGCTGGTTTCCCAGCAACAGGAAATTCAAATGGACCGCCAGAACTCCCCACACCAGTTTTCCGCAGACTACGGTGCGGTACAGGACAGCCAAGTCAACAATTACATGACCAGCGTGGGAATCTCACTTTCCTCCAGCAGCCACAGACCGGATATGCCCTACTCTTTCCGCTGCGTTAATGCCAACTACGTTAACGCCTATGCCTTCCCCGGCGGAAGCATTGCCTGTACCCGCGGCATTCTGGTCACCCTTGAAAACGAAGCAGAATTAGCCGCACTCATGGGTCATGAAATAGGACACGTCAATGCCCGGCACACAGCCTCACGCATGAGTTCATCCATTGCCGTACAGGGCATCGTTGCTATCGGAGTTGGGGTTGCCGCCACTCAGGACAGCCGCCTTGTTCCGCTGGCCGCCGGACTGGGCGGAATCGGGGCCGGCATGCTGCTGGCAAGCTACTCCCGCTCGGATGAACGGCAAGCAGACAGCCTCGGCATGGAGTATATGGATAACACAGGCTACGACCCGGAAGGGATGGTCGGACTCATGGATGAGCTGGAAAAGCTGCACAAAAGCAGTCCTTCCTTTGTGCAGCAGATGTTCGCCTCCCACCCCATGAGTTCGGAGCGATATGCCACCGCAGTAAAAAAACGGGATACAGTTTACGCAAACAGCCACGGCAAACTTCTGCGCGAACGGTACATGGATAACATCGCCTCAGTACGCAGAATCAAACCGGCTATCGTGGAGATGCAAAAAGGCGAAGGGGCCATGGGCAAGAAAAGCTACTATGAAGCCGAAGACCATTTTTCAAAGGCCCTGCGTATTGCTCCCAACGATTATGCCGGACTGCTGCTCATGTCCAAATGCCAGTTGGCACAGGGCAAATCCAGAGAAGGTTTGCAATATGCCCAGCGCGCCAAGAATCGTTATCCTCAGGAAGCTCAAGCCCTGCACATGACCGGAATGCTCAGTCTTGAAAACCGCCAATTCAAACAAGCCCTCTCTAACTTTGATGCATATGAGAAAAAGCTACCCGGCAACCCCATGACTACTTTTTACAAAGGAGTCTCCTACGAGGCCCTTGGTAATCGCGACATGGCCGCCAATGAATATTACCGATTTCTCAAGGTCAACAATCAAGGCGACTATGCAAAACATGCATATGACCGGCTGATCGGCTGGGGTTATCTGCAATAGACTCTTCAACATCTGTAAAAATACCCCGGAGCTCTATCCGGGGTATTTTTTGGCTTTATTGACCCAGCCCTCAAAATTATGCCATTAATAATCTGAGTATCCCCATCGCATTCAAACGGGAACAAGCGATTTTGCGCGTTACAGGCTATTGAAAACATATTCCTGCGAACCATAGATAACTGCGAGGTCACATGGATAAACTCAAAAAGTTTTCCCCTGTCATTGTTGCAATTGTTATGGCCCTCTTTCCCACACCGGAAGGACTACAACCCGAAGCATGGTATTTCCTTAGTATTTTCGTCGGGGTTGTTGTCGGCTTAATTGTGGAACCTGTTCCCGCCGCCCTTGTAGGTCTTGTAGGTGTAACCGTAGTGGCGATACTCGGTCTGGTTGATCCCAGCGCTACGGCCAGCCGCAACTGGGCCCTTTCCGGTTTTTCAAACGGAGTAATCTGGCTGATCTTTTCAGCTTTCATGTTTGCCATGGGCTACAAAAAAACAGGGCTGGGCAAACGCATCAGCCTGATCCTGATCAAACAT
This genomic window contains:
- a CDS encoding methyl-accepting chemotaxis protein; the encoded protein is MTFSIRNKIVLMAVVIALLTATSIFLTVNHYVGEGFSKESIRNISTMKKVVDRHIDSLSKGFREKAELMARDIDLIHSIKLGSSEELQKHLRTLMQETESEFLTLTDANGVVLGRAHASSFGDNAQSQKTVSKALRGGVTSGIIRGKEIPFSLRATAPIKENGKVIGTISLGTSLSDKDFVDDVKNFSDLEVTVFKGDTREMTTIIKNGRRAVGTKMTNRKVTATVIDQGQTFLARNNILGIDYQTAYWPIKGVDGKNIGMWFIGMPIETMIAAQNNVKTSSLMVIAVILPLIMLAAWLYARSMSQPIVEATKYATRVAEGDLDHVLEIKTRDEVGVLANDLNAMVVTLKDKISEANEQTRLAAEETEKAQQATLEAEEARKEAENAKREGMLQAARELEDVVEIISTASEELSAQIEQSATGSDMQSQRTGETATAMEQMNASVLEVARSSGEASATAGDASENATNGAGVVKQMLSGIDVVHEYSEALEKEMGELGVSAEKIGQIIDVISDIADQTNLLALNAAIEAARAGEAGRGFAVVADEVRKLAEKTMTATNEVESAIGEIQRGTKLSMGQCSNTVQEIGNVSEMAKNAGSSLSEILSLTDAVSEQIQGIAAACEEQSATSEQINRAVDEINNISTETNSAMRQSAEAVSDLAAQAQQLKSIIDDMKSA
- a CDS encoding diguanylate cyclase, with translation MFYLSEKFQELFASKSLCSQFISVSPDAVVITDQDGTVLGGNFRAAELFGYIDKTAIPPNASDCYRFREDRSRMIDLLSSGQHVQDFETKLLDRSGSVFEACISASIMDVEGFRVLVSIIRDISERKKAEARVLEGEKKARLNEIRFEALSSLASMAEAPLNKLYDFALEAAVRITRSEIGYIYFVNEDKSELRLYAWSRSVMPQCSVESIPDIYNVEDVGVWGEAIRQRRPMILNDYGACEAKRGLPKGHVPINRHMNVPVFDDGEIVLLVGVGNKEDEYSNEDVRQLSLLMEGMWNIVRRKQSDEALREAYEEMEGKVEERTGELRRALGDLRHVNSAMAHEVGQRRLAERRLLQFESLVELSPDLVALIDSDYRYVMVNESYVTFFDKPKVFFLGKQVCDITGRDVFEARTKDLIDSAFAGQTTGFEAWIDLPLVGKRYFSVTYHPVDSSIGEDRLVSITAHDITVQKEMFEEVKRLASTDPLTGANNRRFFMDRAETELDRLTRYGGELYLMMLDIDHFKNVNDTYGHSVGDVVLKEFVKCCSDTLRTSDVFGRLGGEEFAALLVHGRVDSAIQVAERLRKAIENLEVRSGEHVVRFTVSIGLTMVCADEDIETALKHADKCLYQAKAEGRNKVVSYCSTS
- the fetB gene encoding iron export ABC transporter permease subunit FetB codes for the protein MNSAFISITWAQLLIALSLVSVSGAVSIYYKLKLEKDLAVGVLRSFVQLLTMGYLLKILFGLNSAVLVMALYLVMTIFSVHIIHGRVKEKNISYLMPTGLAVMFSYSLVTILVTKVVIGAQPWWDPQYFIPIGGMIAGNSMNSLALSLERFFSELKSRRAEVEMLLCLGADYKEATAEIFRDALRAGMIPAINSLMGVGLVFLPGMMTGQILAGADPEEAVRYQIVVMFMLVSSTALSSIIVLLLVRKRCFSSAMNLLIGRKAGK
- a CDS encoding ATP-binding cassette domain-containing protein; amino-acid sequence: MNIPLKEDSAGEIPVLEFKDVSFIWPGGKGLRDVSFAVPAGQFVLISGPSGAGKSTLLRLAVRLEEAGQGDILLKGESIQSIYPPELRTKIGFVQQTPTVLPGTVRDNLLMPFTFNVRKDVDVPSDEELQRWLERVGLGEVLFDSEASDLSVGQCQRLCLVRSVLPRPVAICFDEPTSALDRESRERVERIAEELAAEGITVLMVNHTSYHPSCPHMHLTVSDGRVEVLS
- a CDS encoding peptidase M48 Ste24p, which translates into the protein MGSKNKATIISRRQALKLAAGGTLGILSGCAINPVTGQQQLMLVSQQQEIQMDRQNSPHQFSADYGAVQDSQVNNYMTSVGISLSSSSHRPDMPYSFRCVNANYVNAYAFPGGSIACTRGILVTLENEAELAALMGHEIGHVNARHTASRMSSSIAVQGIVAIGVGVAATQDSRLVPLAAGLGGIGAGMLLASYSRSDERQADSLGMEYMDNTGYDPEGMVGLMDELEKLHKSSPSFVQQMFASHPMSSERYATAVKKRDTVYANSHGKLLRERYMDNIASVRRIKPAIVEMQKGEGAMGKKSYYEAEDHFSKALRIAPNDYAGLLLMSKCQLAQGKSREGLQYAQRAKNRYPQEAQALHMTGMLSLENRQFKQALSNFDAYEKKLPGNPMTTFYKGVSYEALGNRDMAANEYYRFLKVNNQGDYAKHAYDRLIGWGYLQ